In one Silene latifolia isolate original U9 population chromosome 10, ASM4854445v1, whole genome shotgun sequence genomic region, the following are encoded:
- the LOC141608719 gene encoding uncharacterized protein LOC141608719, translating to MAGDDKTETSKSTLHPVYTVTNIHNKVRVLNGLKVSYSLWVDLFTLHARGYKVLHHIDVTTPPANTDPLFSAWSEVNAIVLQWIYGTMSDDLLPRVLKRDSTAREAWTRVENIFLNNKGARAASLEHEFINLKLGKFPNFDTNCQRLKDLSVALSDVGAAVSDQRLPYNNGPFYMDTGASSHLSADSGFSKWESDSEEQ from the exons ATGGCCGGTGACGACAAAACTGAAACCTCAAAATCAACCCTACATCCCGTCTACACGGTCACCAACATCCATAATAAGGTCCGTGTCCTTAACGGTCTTAAGGTCTCTTACTCGCTATGGGTCGACCTATTCACACTTCATGCTCGCGGCTACAAAGTTTTGCATCATATTGACGTCACTACACCTCCGGCAAACACGGATCCGTTGTTTAGTGCGTGGTCGGAAGTCAATGCCATTGTTTTGCAATGGATTTATGGCACCATGTCAGACGACCTCCTTCCCCGGGTTCTCAAACGCGACTCCACTGCCCGCGAGGCCTGGACTCGGGTTGAGAATATCTTCCTCAACAACAAGGGTGCGCGTGCTGCTAGCCTTGAGCAcgaattcattaatctcaaacTCGGTAAGTTTCCCAATTTTGACACCAACTGTCAACGACTAAAGGACTTGTCCGTGGCATTGTCTGATGTCGGAGCCGCCGTTAGCGACCAACGTTTG CCTTACAATAATGGTCCGTTTTACATGGATACAGGAGCATCGTCTCACCTCAGCGCGGACTCAG